The genomic interval ATCTCGCCACGGAGCGAGCGCGCATTGAAAGCGACGCCGGCGTCGATCCCGAGACGCTCGCCAACGCCGTGCGCAAGGCGGGCTACGACGCCATGCTGTCCGCCTCGACCTCCACGGAGACGCCTGCGCCCGTTGCCGAGGCGGAGCACTCCACGGAACTGGCGATCGGCGGGATGACCTGCGCCTCGTGCGCAATGCGCGTCGAAAAAGCGCTGGCGAAAGTGCCGGGCGTGGTCGGCGCGTCGGTGAATCTGGCGACCGAAACCGCAACCGTCAGTCTGGACGGCGCGGCCGCCGCGCCGGACGCGCTGATCGCCGCCGTCAGGAAAGCGGGCTACGAAGCGACGTTGATCGTGCCGCCGGATGCATCGGCGGCTGTGGATCACGCCGACCAAACCGCGCCCGCCGACCGCAAGCGCGATCAGACCCGCCGCGAACTGGCCGCCGTGCTTGCCTCCGCCGTGCTGACGCTGCCGCTCGTCGCGCCGATGGTCGGCGAATGGTTCGGCCTGCACGCGATGCTCTCACCGTGGCTGCAGCTCGCGCTCGCCTCGATCGTGCAGTTCGTGTTCGGCGCGCGCTTCTATCGCGCGGCCTATCGCGCCGTGCGGGCCGGCGCGGGCAACATGGATTTGCTGGTGGCGCTCGGCACGTCGGCGGCGTATGGCATCAGCGTGTACGAACTGGCGACCCATCCCGGCGACATGATGCATCTGTATTTCGAGGCGTCGGCGGTCGTGATCACGCTGGTGCGTTTCGGCAAGTGGCTCGAAGCGCGCGCCAAGCGCCAGACCACGGACGCTATCCGCGCGCTCAACGCGCTGCGCCCCGACCGCGCGCGCATTCGCGTCGGCGCCGACGAACGCGACGTGCCGCTCGCGCAGGTGCGGGTCGGCACGGTGGTGATCGTGCGTCCCGGCGAACGCGTGCCGGTCGACGGCGCGGTGCTCGAAGGCCGCACGCATATCGACGAATCGCTCATCACGGGCGAAAGCCTGCCGGTGCCGAAGCAGGTGGCCGACGCGGTCACCGCCGGCTCGATCAACGGCGAAGGCGCGATTGCCGTGACGACCACCGCGATCGGCGCGGAAACGACGCTCGCGCGGATCATTCGCCTCGTGGAAAGCGCGCAGGCCGAGAAGGCGCCGATCCAGCGCCTCGTCGACCGGGTCAGCGAGATCTTCGTGCCGGCGATTCTGGCGATTGCCGCGCTCACGCTCGTTGGCTGGTTGATGGCGGGTGCTGGCGGCGAAACCGCGATTCTGAACGCGGTCGCCGTGCTGGTGATCGCGTGCCCGTGCGCGCTCGGTTTGGCCACGCCAGCGGCGATCATGGCCGGCACCGGCGTCGCGGCGCGGCATGGCGTGCTGATCAAGGACGCCGAAGCGCTGGAAACCGCGCATCGCGTGACGATCGTCGCGTTCGATAAGACTGGCACATTGACGCTTGGCCAGCCGTCGGTGACGGCTTTCGAGCCGATTGGCGGCATTGGCCGCGATGAAGCGCTGGCGCTTGCCGCAGCGGTGCAACGCAATAGCGATCACCCGTTGGCGCGGGCGGTGTTGAAGGCGCATGAAGTCGCGGTGAGGAATAGCGGCGATGGGACGGTGGCGGACACTGGCGGTGCGGTGGCGACAGACACTGGCATCGCGCTGGCGTCAGGACAAATCACGCCGCAGCATGCGAGCGCCGCGCGCGCGATCGCAGGGCGCGGCGTCGAAGCGGACGTCGACGGACGCACACTGGCGCTCGGCAGCACACGTTGGCTCAAAGAACTCGGCATCGACCTGCCGCCGGAGCTGGCCGCTCGTGCTCACGAGCTTGAGGCCGCGGGCAACACCGTCTCCTGGCTCATGCAGCGCAAGCCGCAAGCGCCCGCGGCACTCGCCTTGATCGCTTTCGGCGACACCGTCAAGCCGACCGCACGCGTCGCCGTCGAACGGCTCGCGCAAATGGGCATCAAAAGCGTGTTGGTCACCGGCGACAATCGCGGCAGCGCGGCGAGCGTGGCGAAAGCGCTCGGCATCGGCGAATTCCACGCGGAAGTTTTGCCCGACGACAAGGCCCGCGTGATCCGCGACCTGAAAATCCGCAGCGCCGGCATCGTGGCCATGGCGGGCGACGGCATCAACGACGCGCCAGCTCTCGCCGCCGCCGACATCGGCATCGCGATGGCGACCGGCACCGACGTCGCCATGCACGCGGCCGGCATTACGCTGATGCGCGGCGATCCGGCGCTCGTGGCCGACGCCATCGACATCTCGCGCAGGACGTGGCGCAAGATCCAGCAGAACCTGTTCTGGGCGTTCGTTTATAACCTGATTGGGATTCCGCTGGCCGCCTTGGGCTTGCTGAACCCGATGCTCGCTGGCGCCGCAATGGCGTTTTCGAGCGTGAGTGTGGTGACCAACGCGCTGTTGCTGCGCACCTGGCGCGGCGAGCAGGGTCGTTCGGCTCGCTAGCCATTGGCGCGCGCCCCATGCGGCGCGCAGCGCAGTTCGACACACTGAGCGCGCCGAGCACCAGAACGCCCCGCTGCCAGCAGAACCAATTACGAAATGCTTTCGAATCCCTAAAGAAAGCGGACGCCGTGGCCGTAAACAAGTCATCGATGCCGGGCATGCCTACGCCCGGCTCATGCAGCACTTG from Paraburkholderia phytofirmans PsJN carries:
- a CDS encoding heavy metal translocating P-type ATPase — its product is MTELANPQRPADAASPSARTAELDIGGMTCASCALRVEKALAKVPGVTRASVNLATERARIESDAGVDPETLANAVRKAGYDAMLSASTSTETPAPVAEAEHSTELAIGGMTCASCAMRVEKALAKVPGVVGASVNLATETATVSLDGAAAAPDALIAAVRKAGYEATLIVPPDASAAVDHADQTAPADRKRDQTRRELAAVLASAVLTLPLVAPMVGEWFGLHAMLSPWLQLALASIVQFVFGARFYRAAYRAVRAGAGNMDLLVALGTSAAYGISVYELATHPGDMMHLYFEASAVVITLVRFGKWLEARAKRQTTDAIRALNALRPDRARIRVGADERDVPLAQVRVGTVVIVRPGERVPVDGAVLEGRTHIDESLITGESLPVPKQVADAVTAGSINGEGAIAVTTTAIGAETTLARIIRLVESAQAEKAPIQRLVDRVSEIFVPAILAIAALTLVGWLMAGAGGETAILNAVAVLVIACPCALGLATPAAIMAGTGVAARHGVLIKDAEALETAHRVTIVAFDKTGTLTLGQPSVTAFEPIGGIGRDEALALAAAVQRNSDHPLARAVLKAHEVAVRNSGDGTVADTGGAVATDTGIALASGQITPQHASAARAIAGRGVEADVDGRTLALGSTRWLKELGIDLPPELAARAHELEAAGNTVSWLMQRKPQAPAALALIAFGDTVKPTARVAVERLAQMGIKSVLVTGDNRGSAASVAKALGIGEFHAEVLPDDKARVIRDLKIRSAGIVAMAGDGINDAPALAAADIGIAMATGTDVAMHAAGITLMRGDPALVADAIDISRRTWRKIQQNLFWAFVYNLIGIPLAALGLLNPMLAGAAMAFSSVSVVTNALLLRTWRGEQGRSAR